Proteins encoded in a region of the Candidatus Cloacimonadaceae bacterium genome:
- a CDS encoding response regulator: MKILWVDDEIDLLKPFVLFLEERNYLVDTCNNGADAIEHVLENKYDLIILDEMMPGLDGLATLQEIKRINSGLPIVMVTKSEEEGLMDKAIASQIADYLIKPINPSQIIMAIKKIFQADEIRANQIGEQYTRYIGQLNQRLFTSPDWQEWANIYREMAYWELQIDEVNDDGLRQTHFLEKRNCNTEFTNYVERNYRKWLISDERPNLSFDVISQYIAPHFDSKVPIYFIIIDCMRLDQYLAIQPYIKELFDEELDLYYSILPTATPYSRNSIFSGLLPIDIAKRFPEYWVTSGELDNSRNRNEHQLLDEHITELGYKLDPGSKYVKIFNMEEGNFVLRKIETWNKEKLVVLVYNFLDLLAHHRSRDQILQETIPHEEGLRAFTKHWFLHSSLYEALKLIAKQDAICVISTDHGSIKVNRATQVVGDRDASTTVRYKEGKNLSANDRHAMFAKKPSEYGLPSKSIVDNFIFAKDDYYFVYPNAYHQYQRQFNGTFQHGGVSMEEMVLPVATCRSKRLK; encoded by the coding sequence GATGAAATGATGCCGGGGCTGGACGGACTCGCCACCCTCCAAGAGATCAAACGCATCAACAGCGGACTGCCGATCGTGATGGTCACCAAAAGCGAGGAGGAAGGGTTGATGGACAAAGCTATCGCCTCTCAGATCGCGGACTATCTGATCAAACCGATCAATCCCAGCCAGATCATCATGGCGATCAAGAAGATCTTCCAAGCCGATGAGATTCGCGCCAACCAGATCGGCGAACAATATACCCGCTATATCGGACAGCTAAACCAACGCCTCTTCACTTCGCCGGACTGGCAGGAATGGGCAAATATCTACCGCGAAATGGCATATTGGGAACTGCAGATCGACGAAGTCAACGACGACGGCTTGCGCCAGACCCACTTCCTCGAAAAGCGCAATTGCAACACCGAATTCACCAACTATGTGGAACGCAACTACCGCAAATGGCTGATAAGCGACGAACGCCCAAACCTTTCTTTCGATGTCATCTCGCAATACATCGCACCCCATTTTGACAGCAAGGTGCCGATCTATTTCATCATCATCGACTGCATGCGCCTGGATCAGTATTTGGCGATCCAACCCTATATCAAAGAACTCTTTGACGAGGAACTCGATCTATATTATTCGATCCTGCCGACCGCCACACCATATTCCCGCAATTCCATCTTCAGCGGACTCCTGCCCATTGATATCGCCAAGCGATTCCCTGAATATTGGGTGACCTCCGGCGAACTGGATAACTCCCGCAACCGCAACGAACACCAGCTTTTGGACGAACACATCACCGAGCTCGGTTACAAGCTCGATCCCGGCTCCAAATACGTCAAGATCTTCAACATGGAAGAGGGTAACTTCGTCCTTAGAAAGATTGAAACCTGGAACAAGGAAAAGCTCGTCGTGCTCGTCTATAACTTCCTCGACCTCCTGGCACATCATCGCTCGCGGGATCAGATATTACAGGAAACAATCCCCCACGAGGAAGGCTTGCGCGCTTTCACCAAACACTGGTTTTTGCATTCCTCGCTCTATGAAGCGCTCAAACTGATCGCCAAGCAGGACGCCATCTGCGTCATCAGCACAGACCACGGATCGATCAAGGTCAACCGCGCCACTCAGGTGGTCGGAGACCGCGATGCTTCTACCACCGTGCGCTATAAAGAAGGAAAGAACCTCTCCGCCAACGACCGCCATGCCATGTTTGCCAAAAAACCATCCGAGTATGGCTTGCCCTCCAAGAGCATTGTGGACAACTTCATCTTTGCCAAGGACGATTACTATTTCGTCTATCCCAATGCCTATCATCAATACCAGAGGCAATTCAACGGCACTTTCCAACATGGCGGAGTCTCAATGGAAGAGATGGTGCTCCCCGTCGCCACCTGTCGCAGCAAAAGGCTGAAATAA